The Triticum aestivum cultivar Chinese Spring chromosome 7B, IWGSC CS RefSeq v2.1, whole genome shotgun sequence genome window below encodes:
- the LOC123160521 gene encoding heparanase-like protein 3 → MAGLRLLVGALWLLAVLREGAAAEAGAVAVDGRRAIAATGEDFVCATLDWWPPDKCDYGTCSWGNASLLNLDLSNKILLNAIKAFSPLVLRLGGSLQDKVVYGTADRPGPCAPFNKSKSEMFGFTQGCLPMPRWDDLNAFFEKSGAKIVFGLNALNGRVPLQGGAMGGNWDTTNAASFIRYTAGKGYKIYGWELGNELSGTGVGTKVGVAQYVKDAIALKTTVDTIYRGSPEKPLVLAPGGFFDPRWYGEFIAKTKPGMLNVVTHHIYNLGAGVDRDTQLMDRILNPKTLDGMAGPFRDLQGLLKAAGTSAVAWVGESGGAYNSGHHLVTDAFVFSFWFLDQLGMSAKFDTKSYCRQSFIGGNYGLLNTTTFQPNPDYYSALLWHRLMGTKVLEAKFTGTNMVRAYAHCAKHAPGITLLLINLHVNATNHVSVAGRGAHAGRKHGGRFAQPPGAAREEYHLTPEGGNIQSQVMLLNGRALAAGADGSIPGMEPVKVDAARPIAVAPRSIVFVHMPDYHAPACA, encoded by the exons atggccgggctgcggcttcttgTCGGGGCGCTTTGGCTGCTGGCGGTGCTgcgggagggcgcggcggcggaggcgggggccGTCGCCGTGGACGGGCGGCGCGCCATTGCGGCCACGGGCGAGGACTTCGTCTGCGCCACCCTCGACTGGTGGCCGCCGGACAAGTGCGACTACGGCACCTGCAGCTGGGGCAACGCATCCCTCCTCAACCTG GATCTCTCCAACAAAATCCTGCTCAATGCCATCAAAG CCTTCTCGCCGCTGGTGCTCCGGCTGGGCGGCTCGCTGCAGGACAAGGTGGTGTACGGCACGGCGGACCGGCCGGGGCCGTGCGCGCCGTTCAACAAGAGCAAGTCGGAGATGTTCGGCTTCACCCAGGGCTGCCTGCCCATGCCCCGCTGGGACGACCTCAACGCCTTCTTCGAGAAATCTGG GGCGAAGATCGTGTTTGGCCTGAACGCGCTCAACGGCCGGGTGCCACTGCAGGGCGGGGCCATGGGAGGCAACTGGGACACCACGAACGCGGCGTCCTTCATCCGGTACACCGCCGGCAAGGGCTACAAAATCTATGGCTGGGAGCTCG GGAATGAGCTCAGCGGCACCGGCGTCGGGACCAAGGTGGGCGTGGCTCAGTACGTCAAGGACGCGATCGCCCTCAAGACGACGGTGGACACCATCTACCGGGGCAGCCCGGAGAAGCCGCTGGTGCTCGCGCCCGGCGGCTTCTTCGACCCGCGCTGGTAcggcgagttcatcgccaagaccaagCCCGGCATGCTCAACGTGGTGACCCACCACATCTACAACCTAGGGGCGG GGGTGGACAGGGACACACAGCTGATGGACAGGATACTCAACCCGAAGACGCTCGACGGCATGGCGGGCCCGTTCAGGGATCTCCAGGGGCTGCTGAAAGCCGCAGGGACGTCGGCCGTCGCCTGGGTCGGGGAGTCTGGAGGAGCTTACAACAGTGGGCATCACCTTGTCACCGACGCATTTGTGTTCAGCTTCTG GTTCCTGGATCAGCTCGGCATGTCGGCGAAATTCGACACCAAGAGCTACTGCAGGCAGAGCTTCATCGGCGGCAACTACGGCCTGCTGAACACAACCACCTTCCAGCCAAATCCTGACTACTACAG TGCTCTGCTGTGGCATCGCCTGATGGGAACCAAGGTGCTGGAAGCCAAGTTCACGGGCACCAACATGGTCCGCGCCTACGCGCATTGCGCAAAGCATGCT CCGGGGATAACCCTGCTGCTCATCAACCTGCACGTCAACGCGACGAACCACGTCTCGGTGGCGGGCCGCGGCGCACACGCCGGAAGGAAGCACGGGGGGAGGTTTGCTCAGCCGCCCGGGGCGGCGAGGGAGGAGTACCACCTCACGCCCGAGGGCGGCAACATCCAGAGCCAGGTGATGCTGCTGAACGGCAGGGCGCTGGCCGCCGGCGCCGACGGGAGCATCCCCGGGATGGAGCCTGTCAAGGTGGACGCGGCGCGGCCCATCGCCGTGGCGCCCCGGTCCATCGTGTTCGTCCACATGCCGGATTACCATGCCCCTGCGTGTGCTTAG